From one Malus sylvestris chromosome 1, drMalSylv7.2, whole genome shotgun sequence genomic stretch:
- the LOC126619975 gene encoding uncharacterized protein LOC126619975, producing MSQHPHVLPFFNPIFPQPPQPSHDLPYSQVLHFSSLPSISSSSLAPTTIPPPLEFVDSHASSSVSLVLKFCKRQGELGFGCGRTGAPPRKIAKLMHASSVMLNCPIGALDNLMFYVGWLKVAMRINE from the exons ATGTCCCAGCATCCTCATGTCCTCCCTTTCTTCAATCCTATCTTTCCCCAACCCCCACAGCCTTCCCACGACCTCCCATATTCACAGGTCCTCCACTTCTCCTCCCTTCCATCCATATCCTCTTCTTCCCTAGCCCCCACAACCATCCCACCACCTCTCGAATTCGTAGATTCACATGCATCCTCATCTGTCTCTCTCGTTCTTAAATTCTGCAAGCGACAAGGAGAACTGGGGTTCGGGTGTGGCCGGACTGGCGCTCCTCCTAGGAAAATTG CTAAACTGATGCATGCATCGTCTGTCATGCTAAATTGCCCAATTGGTGCACTCGATAACCTCATGTTTTACGTTGGCTGGCTGAAGGTGGCAATGAGAATTAATGAATGA